One Melospiza melodia melodia isolate bMelMel2 chromosome 1, bMelMel2.pri, whole genome shotgun sequence genomic window carries:
- the FIGNL1 gene encoding fidgetin-like protein 1 has translation MEAPTASAVHLSEWQESSFAVTSGTCTPGQKADGYRAKVLRIQYAWASSEISQACAASLFRSYAEKYSAIVDSGNAETGLNNYAENILTLAKCQQSDSDKWQSALTTENVFELKCVRERMRAGKIFQSSQMAPTDARVRADKGVSAPAAPALPKLHGFGSAGEAELTAASAKCASQGPDLLGHPSSSKSLQSSVPPVTRTSDTLPAASASSSKQVLPGFQATPLFGSKEATNSSSLKMPGNCYDGQNSSLFNQAAVPTWSANSGKRKAFYGLADEGSTAVPSLALCQASISTETNGFSGQRNRNEESSAPGFKTAKEQLWMDQQKKSQNQRAPVSSYGGVKKSLGAGRSRGPFGKFVPPVPKPDGSENGVAQCKPHVGESTDPLLPVDERLKNIEPKMVELIMHEIMDHGPPVGWDDIAGVEFAKATIKEIVVWPMLRPDIFTGLRGPPKGILLFGPPGTGKTLIGKCIACQSGATFFSISASSLTSKWVGEGEKMVRALFAVARCQQPAVIFIDEIDSLLSQRGEGEHESSRRIKTEFLVQLDGATTSSEDRILVVGATNRPQEIDEAARRRLVKRLYIPLPEGSARKQIVTRLMAQEHCSLNEEEIKLIVQKTDGFSGADMTQLCREASLGPIRSLQSMDIATITPEQVRPISFLDFESALRTVRPSVSPKDLELYETWNQTFGCGR, from the coding sequence ATGGAGGCCCCCACGGCCAGCGCAGTGCACCTGAGTGAGTGGCAGGAAAGTTCCTTTGCTGTCACCTCTGGCACCTGCACCCCGGGGCAGAAGGCAGACGGGTACCGTGCCAAGGTGCTGCGCATTCAGTATGCATGGGCGAGCTCCGAGATCTCCCAGGCCTGTGCTGCCAGCCTGTTCAGGAGCTATGCAGAGAAATACTCTGCCATTGTCGACTCTGGCAACGCGGAGACCGGCTTGAACAACTATGCGGAAAACATCCTGACTCTGGCAAAGTGTCAGCAAAGTGACAGTGACAAGTGGCAGTCTGCCTTGACAACAGAGAACGTGTTTGAATTGAAGTGTGTGCGAGAGAGGATGCGGGCTGGCAAAATTTTCCAGAGCTCTCAGATGGCACCGACAGATGCCCGTGTGCGAGCTGATAAAGGGGTCAGCGCCCCCGCTGCTCCAGCTCTTCCCAAACTCCATGGCTTCGGCAGTGCCGGGGAGGCTGAGCTCACTGCTGCCTCAGCAAAATGTGCCAGTCAGGGACCAGATCTCCTTGGGCATCCCTCATCTTCCAAGTCCCTTCAAAGCAGTGTGCCTCCTGTGACCAGAACTTCAGACACACTTCCTGCTGCTTCAGCCTCCTCAAGCAAACAGGTTCTTCCAGGTTTCCAGGCAACTCCGCTCTTTGGAAGTAAAGAAGCCACTAATAGTAGTTCTCTTAAAATGCCAGGTAACTGTTATGATGGACAAAATTCGTCTCTTTTCAACCAGGCAGCTGTACCTACCTGGTCTGCAAATTCTGGGAAAAGAAAAGCATTCTATGGTCTGGCTGATGAAGGCAGCACAGCTGTTCCTAGCCTTGCTCTGTGTCAGGCCTCCATTTCTACAGAAACTAATGGTTTTTCAGGGCAGAGAAACAGAAATGAAGAGAGCAGTGCTCCCGGGTTTAAAACTGCAAAGGAACAGCTGTGGATGGATcagcaaaaaaaatctcaaaaccaGCGTGCACCAGTCTCATCATACGGAGGAGTAAAAAAATCCCTGGGTGCAGGCAGGTCTCGGGGTCCGTTCGGCAAGTTTGTGCCTCCAGTTCCGAAACCAGATGGAAGTGAGAACGGAGTAGCACAGTGTAAGCCTCATGTAGGGGAATCAACAGACCCATTGCTGCCTGTGGATGAACGGCTGAAAAACATAGAACCAAAAATGGTTGAACTCATCATGCACGAGATCATGGACCACGGGCCTCCGGTCGGCTGGGATGACATTGCTGGAGTGGAGTTTGCCAAAGCCACCATCAAGGAAATTGTGGTGTGGCCCATGCTGAGACCAGACATCTTCACCGGCTTGCGTGGTCCTCCCAAAGGAATCCTGCTCTTTGGCCCCCCCGGCACTGGCAAGACCCTCATAGGCAAGTGCATCGCATGCCAGTCTGGAGCAACTTTTTTCAGCATCAGCGCCTCCTCCCTGACGTCCAAGTGGGTGGGCGAGGGGGAGAAGATGGTGCGCGCGCTGTTCGCCGTGGCGCGCTGCCAGCAGCCCGCCGTCATCTTCATCGACGAGATCgactccctgctgtcccagcgcGGAGAGGGCGAGCACGAGTCCTCCAGGAGAATAAAAACCGAATTTCTGGTGCAGTTGGATGGGGCAACGACCTCCTCTGAAGATCGGATCCTGGTGGTTGGAGCGACAAATCGGCCCCAGGAAATCGATGAGGCGGCCCGGAGGCGACTGGTGAAGAGACTGTACATCCCTCTGCCCGAAGGCTCCGCCAGGAAGCAGATCGTCACCCGGCTGATGGCACAGGAGCACTGCTCTCTGAATGAGGAGGAAATCAAGCTCATAGTCCAGAAGACTGATGGGTTTTCTGGGGCAGACATGACCCAGCTCTGTCGGGAGGCTTCCCTGGGCCCCATCCGCAGCCTGCAGTCCATGGACATTGCCACCATCACGCCGGAGCAGGTGCGGCCCATCTCCTTCCTGGACTTTGAGAGCGCCCTGAGGACGGTGCGGCCCAGCGTGTCCCCCAAGGACCTGGAGCTCTATGAAACCTGGAACCAGACCTTTGGCTGCGGCAGATGA